The Neovison vison isolate M4711 chromosome 10, ASM_NN_V1, whole genome shotgun sequence genome has a segment encoding these proteins:
- the LOC122918383 gene encoding proteasome activator complex subunit 3-like: MASPLELEQDVQGKVDSFRARIAQEAEDLVSTFFPQKLSELDSRVQELRLQDLSRIRSVPALEPAAVPDPAGDAPNGDPPPPLQPQPSPKVPALPGGERQLLRSNQHLVELIERVKPEIELLREKCNTVRMWVQLLIPKVEDGNNFGVSIQEDTVDQLWTVESTAASYLRRFSAYYNTRAKLVSKIVKYPQVEDYRRTVAEVDENEYLSVRQILLHVRNQYATLHDVILKNIEKIKTPRSTNTDNLY, encoded by the coding sequence ATGGCTTCCCCGCTGGAGCTGGAGCAGGACGTGCAGGGGAAAGTGGATTCGTTTCGAGCCCGCATCGCGCAGGAGGCCGAGGATCTGGTGTCCACCTTCTTCCCTCAGAAGCTGTCGGAGCTGGACAGTCGGGTCCAGGAGCTGCGCCTGCAGGACCTGTCCAGGATCCGCTCGGTGCCCGCCTTGGAGCCCGCCGCCGTGCCCGACCCCGCGGGGGACGCACCCAACGGGgacccgccgccgccgctgcagcCCCAGCCCTCGCCCAAGGTGCCGGCCCTGCCCGGGGGCGAGAGACAGCTGCTGCGGAGCAACCAGCATCTGGTGGAGCTGATTGAGCGGGTAAAGCCCGAGATCGAGCTGCTGAGAGAGAAGTGCAACACGGTGCGGATGTGGGTGCAGCTGCTCATCCCGAAGGTGGAGGACGGCAACAACTTCGGCGTGTCCATCCAGGAGGACACCGTGGACCAGCTGTGGACCGTGGAGAGCACCGCAGCCTCCTACCTGCGTCGCTTCTCCGCCTACTACAACACCAGGGCCAAGCTGGTGTCCAAGATCGTGAAGTACCCCCAGGTGGAAGATTACCGCCGCACGGTGGCCGAGGTGGACGAGAACGAGTATCTGAGCGTGCGCCAGATCCTGCTGCACGTTCGGAACCAGTACGCCACCTTGCATGACGTGATCCTCAAAAACATCGAGAAGATCAAAACCCCTCGGAGCACCAACACTGACAACCTCTACTGA